TTGTCGCCCTTTCGATGTTCGCTGCCGACTGTGAGACCGACTCAAGGTCCACTCCGCTCAGGATGACATCATTCCCTTTTATCTGGACCTTGGTATCTCCGATAATATTGGCGGACCTTGGTGCCTTCTCTCCAAGGAAGTTGTCGATGATGAACTTGTCACCTTTCGTCGAGGCCTTTATCGGGAAGTGGGAGTAGACTATCTTCATCTCGTACTCATACCCGTGGGTGACACCCTCGATCATGTTGCGGATATGCGCTGCGAAGGTGCCCACGACGGCCTTCTCCCTCACCCGCGGCATGTCACAACTGACCTCGATGTGCTGACCCTCCACCTTGACCTTGACGGTCATATGGTCGAAGTCACGTGTCAGGCTGCCCTTCTTGCCCTTCACGGTCAATCTGGTGCCTGTCATGGTGACCTGGACGTCCTTTGGGACCTCTATCTTTTCCACTAAGTGCCCTGTAACAACCATCCCGATCACCTCAATAGACATAGGCCAGCAGCTTCCCGCCGACCCCTAGCTCCTTCGCCTTGACGTGCGATATCACGCCCTCGGTGGTAGATACGATGATGACACCGAAGTCCTGCGCAGGCAGGTACCTGGCCTCGAACATCTCAAGGTCCACCTTCTTGACGGAGTACCGCGGCTTTATGACACCGCAGTTGTTTATCTTGCCTTCCATCTTCACTTTGAAGACCCCGGCCTTTCCATCCTCTACGAACTCGAACTGGTTTATGTAACCGTTCTCCTGCATGACCTTCAATACGCGTCCTATCAGCTTCGAGGAGGGCTTGATGATGCACTCGCTCTTACCGACCATGGCCGCGTTCTTGATCGTTGACATGGCATCGTTCAATGGGTCGCTCTGCATCTGCTCACCTCATGAATATTTCTTGAATCCGATCTGCGGAGCGATCTCGCGGAAGCACTGCCTGCACAGATGCATGCCATACCTCCTGACTATGCCCCTCTTCCGACCGCAGCGCGTGCAGCCCTTTGACCGCCCGAACTGTTTCTTTGGCTTCACTCGACCACCTCCACCTTGAACTTCTCTTTCATGAAGTTCGCGGCCTCTGTCCGGGTCATCCTATGGACATGGGGAAGTTTCCTCCTCATGATGCGCCTGCGGGCGACCCTTCGGCCAGGCCTCTGTATGCTCACGCACACGTCCATACCAAATATGCCTATCTCAGGGTCGTACTTCATGCCTTCGAAGTCAGTATAATCGCTTATCCCAAAGCAGAGGTTCCCCTCCGGGTCAAAGGAGTACATATATACTTTGTTCTCCCGGATCCAAAGGGCCTTTTTCAGGAATTCCTCTGCCTTCTCGCCGCGCAGGGTGACCATGCATCCGATGGGCATCCCCTCACGGACGCCCAGGTCCCTGTTGGTGACCTTCGCGGTCGTGATCTTCGGCTTCTGCTTGGTGACCATCTCGAGGACCTTCTGGGCCTTGACCAACCTGTCACCTGCCTCGCCAACGCCTATATTGACCACGACCTTCTCGATCCTAGGCTGCCTCATTACATCGCTCATAGCGCGCTCGCCTCCGGCAATATTACCTCTGGGACCTTGTTCCCTACCACGAAGACGTTCTCTTTGATGGTCAAGATACCATCCTTCATCTTGACCAGGTTCGGGGCCGAGGACCTTTCGATGATATACTCGTCTATGACGCCCAGCTCACCGACATGGGAGCCGCTGATGATGAACGCGACGTTGCCTTTGGCAAGTCTGTAGGTATCGAGGATCTTCTGCGAAGGCAGCTCGATCTTGACGACGTCACCGCATTTCCAGACATCCTTCTCGACGATGATGCATCGGCCATCGTTCATGTTCAGTTGGACCTTGCCTCCGGACAGGGTGGTCTTGCCATCAATGCGGCATAATTTCCATTTCTCCTTTCCCTCCGATATGGGCACAAGGCGGAACTTGCCCTTCCTGTCTAGCATCATCCTATAGTTCTGGTTCAACTTCGGGATGGACACGACGTCCATCAGTCCGACCGGGAACCGCTCCTCTGTGACGACCCTGCCATCCACGAGGACCTCGCGGTTCGACAGGATCTTCTTCCCCTCAGCATAGGTGTCGCAGAGGCCCAGCATGTCACGGATGACGACCATGAGGGACATGCTCGTCTGCTTGCTATGCGCTCCCGGGTTGGTCCCAGTGATCCATACGCTCTTCTTCCTCGGGACCGCCCAAGACCTAGGGGCCATCAATCTCTTCATGTCGCTGCTCATGCAGAAACCTCCTTCTTCTGGAGCCTGCTCTTCCTCCACGGGTCCTTGGTCTCTAGTTTCGTGATGACCAGGTTGGACGCGTGCACTGAGCGCGCCTCCATCGTGCCGTCCGCCTTGGCGATCGTCACTCCTTCTATGTAGACGCGTCCGGAGCTAAGGTCGAGGTCTGTGACCTTCCCCTCGAGGCCGATTATATCTGCATCCCCGCGCATCACTTTGACGGTGTCTCCCCTGACGACCCTGGCCGAGCGGCGTTTGTACTCCTTCTTCAATTCGTCGCTGAGGTGCGATGCGACCATCCTGCTCTTCACATGGACCGGTGCATTATGCTGCGCCTTGCGTTGCTTCCTTGCCTTTGCGCTCTTTGTCATTTTCTCACCTCAGATGATGGTAGACGCGGTCGCTGCTATGCGCGGCCACCTCTCAGCGGCCTCGCGCGCCACCGCTCCCTTTATGTCGCTCCCCTTTGTCTCTCCCTCTTCCGTCGTGATGACGGCGGCATTGTCCTCGAAAACGACCATTGTACCATCCGGGCGGCGGAAGGGCCTCTTCTGCCTGACGATGACCGCATAGACGACCTGCCTTCTCATCTCAGGCGTCCCTTTCTTGACCGATGCCACAACTATGTCACCGACCGCCGCGCTGGGGTACCGGCGGGTGACACCATGATATCCGGGGACAGCGATGACACTGATCGTCTTTGCACCAGTGTTGTCGATGACGTCCAACACGCTTCCGGTGCAGATCCCTTTAGTCTGTTTGCCAGCCAATCCCTTCACGGTGTTCACCTCTTCTCAATGATGACGAACGACACGGTCTTGCTGATCGGTCTGCACTCCATGATCCTGACCTCGTCCCCTGCCTTCACACCAAGGCAGGGCGGGGCGTGCACGGAGTAGCGGCTCGAGCGCTTCTCGTACCTCTCGTACTTGTGGTCGTATTTCAGATAGTTCTTCTCGACGACAGCGGTCTTCTCCATCTTCATGGAAACGACCACTCCATCGATCACCTGGCCCCTTACGGAAAGCTCCCCATGGAAGGGGCAATGCTTGTCCTCGCAGACACCCTGCGGGGCCTTTACATCAATGCCAATGTCCTTGACCTCACCATTCATAAGATCACCTTATCTTCTTGATCCGGTCCTCAGGTCTGTACTGGATCTCCGATCCCTTGACCTGGACCTTTCTGCCCTCATATGTGAACTCGAACTCGTTGCCGGACTTAGGGACCACACGTTCCTTTCCACCAGAACGGAGGGTGAAGGTGTTCTTCGTCTCATCCACGACCGTGCCCCTTATGAGATAGCCACGGTGCCTGGAGGAAACGACCTCGACCTCTGTCCCAATGAACTCTCGCCTCATGAAATCCCTCTTGTCCATGCCCGATCATCTTACCTCGGTCTTGAAGCCCATCTCTTCCAGGAACTCCTTGACCTTCTTCTTGTGGTCGCCCTGGAGCTCGATCTTGTTGTCCTTTGCCGTGCCCCCGGCCGCGCATTTGCTCTTCAGCTTCTTGGCCAGGTCATCCAGGTCGATATCGTTGGAGTCGATGCCTTCGACCACTGTGACTATCTTACCATAACGTCGGCTGTCGGTGTAGATCTTCACGGACTGTTGCTCGCGTGCGATCTCCTCGCACATGCACAGTTCCTTCGGCAGTCCACACACGGAGCAGATCTCAGCCATTACTTCCCTTCCTCCTTCTGGATGGTGAGGATCCGGGCTATGTTCGTCCGGATCGCCCTGATCTTTCCAGGGCTCGCTGGTGCGCCTCCCATGGCCGCTGCCCCGCGCTCATGCATAAGCTCGTCCTTCAGCTCGCGCAGCTTTTTTGCACGGTCCTCGGGGCTCATCTGCCGGATCTCGGCGGTCCTCATCAGCGCCATTAGCTCGACACCTCCTTGTTCTCCTGCACCACGTCTGTCTCGACAGGCTCAGGGTCATGGACGGCTATCGCATCTGGAACATCATTCCTTGGAAGGAGCTGCTCTATCATGTCAGGTAGCGCCTCCTTGGCTTTGTCCAGACCGAGCACATCGATCTCTGCAGGAAGTCTTGCGTTCGGGTCCATTATCTCGACCTTAACGCCGATGACGCCTGGTTTGAGCTTAGCAACCGCGAAGCCCGTCTTGATGAACTTAAGGCGGGAGTCACCGCAGTACTTGATGTAGCCCTCTTTGAACTTCTCGGTCCTGTGGCGCTCCCCAGATAGCTTCCCTGAAAGGACGATGAGACATCCTCTGGCACCATTGTCCATTATCCTTCGGACAGTGGAGTGGCCCGCACGACGGAAGTGCCATCCGCGCTCAAGTGCGAAGGCAAGCTTCTCGGCCATGATCTGGGCGTTGAGGTTAGGGTTATCCACCTCTTGCACCTCGATCTGCGGGTTGTCGTACTTGAAGTTGTCCTCTATGGCCTTGGTCAGGGTCTTTATCGCTGAACCACGGCGCCCTATCACTATTCCAGGTCTTTCAGTGATCAGGGTGACCCTTGTGCCCATGGGCGTCCTCTGGACATCCACTCCACCAAAGCCGGCCCTGTCGACCGTTTTCATAAGGTACTCCTTAAGGAGCGTCCTTCTGATGTTCTCAGCAACGAATTTGCGCTCGCTAGCCATTTTACTTCATCTCCTCAAGGATGACCTCGATGTTGACCGTCTGTTGGTTCCAGGGTGTGCTCCGGCCATGCGCGCGTGGCATGTAGCCAGGTATCGTCCTTCCCAGGTGGGCGGCGATGACCTTGATGCGCATGTTCTCGGTGTCCAGCCCCTTGTATTCAGCGTTCTGCTTTGCGCTCTCGATGACCTTGGTGATCGCCTTGGCGGCCTTGACCGGGAACCTTCCCGGCCCGACCCCCCTCTTGTGGGCGACGCCCATGTTATAGCGTCGGATGGGGACCGGCCTCTTCAGCTCGGCGACCTCCTCAAGCATCTGAAGTGCAACGGAGACCTTCTTTCCCTTGACCATCTGGCAGATCTCACGTGAGAATTTTGGGGAGATCGGGATCTCCTTGCCGATGGCGCGGGAGGTCGTGTCCGGGTCAGCCTCTTGTGTATATCCAACCATTTCCAGATCACCTCTCACTTCAGCGGCAGGAACTTCGAGGACCTTGTCGCACCGACACCTGGTCCGGAGTGTTTCACGGACTTGCGCGTCTGGCTGAACTCGCCCAGATAGTGGCCGATCATCTCTGGCCTTATCTCTATCTCCTTGAATTCCTTGCCATTATATACTGCCACCTTGCGGCCGACGAACTCGGGGACGATCGGGATGTCCCGGCGGTGGGTACGGACAATCTCGTACTTGCCGGACTTTATCTTCTCGAACGCGGTCCTCTGCTCATCGTTGAATCCGCGGATGAAGGTCCTCCTGATCCTGGAGGGCATGAGCTCCAGGACCTCCTCGAACGGCATCTCCTGGAGCTGCTCCATGGTGAAGCCTCGGTAGGTGAACTCCTTCTTCCTCCTGGCCGTGATGGCGGTCTTCTTCTTCCTCATCTTCCTGCGTGAGGACTTCGTACCGGTCAATTTCTCATCAGCCATCTACTTTCACCTCTTGCCCTTCTTTTTCTTCTGCGGCGAGAGACGTCCTACCTTACGTCCAGGCGGTGCGTTCCTCGAAACAGTGCTTGGTTTTCCCACGTGCGGGTGACCCCCACCTCCATGCGGGTGGTCGACAGGGTTCATCGCTATGCCCTTGACCTTGAAATAGGCCTTGCTCCGGCTGCGGTACGCATGGAACTTGTTGCCAGCCTTTCCGAATGGCTTTTCTCCATGACCTCCGCCCGCAACGATCCCGACGACCGCACGGCAGCGGGGATCGAACGACTTGAATGCGCCAGAAGGCATCATCATGACGACCTTCTCCCCCTTTGTCACTACCGTGGCCGAGCTGCCTGCTGCCTTCACATACTTGCCCCCGTCTCCCGGGCGACCCTCTATGTTGAACACAAGGGTACCTTCAGGGATCGCGGAAAGCGGCATCACATTGCCGGCCTTCACTGCGCCAGACCCATCAACGGAGACTTCTTGGCCGACCATGACCCCTTCCGCCGCCAGCATGACAACGGTCTCACCAGAAAAGTCGACCTTCGCCACTGGGCAGAGCCTGCCCGGAGCATGAAGTATGTCCACAACCTTTCCCCCCTTCAGGGTTTCGAGGGGGAGCTTCACATCACCAACATGTCTATGGCTCGGTGAACGGTACTGCATGCCGCCACGGCCGCGCCTCTGCTGTCTTAGATTTTTGCCCATGTCACTCCCCTCAGAACACTCCTATCCTCATGCCGATGTCCTCGGCCGAGTAGCCTTCAGCCAATTTGACGATGGCATGCTTACCGTCCTTGGAGGTCTTGGTCCACACCTTTGATACTTTGACCTGGAACCTCTCCTCGAAGGCCTTCTTGATATCCGCCTTCGTGGCCTTCCTGTCGACTATGAACTCCAGCTTGTTGCCGTCCTTGTAATCCTGAGAGGCCGTGCCGGTCATGTAGTTCATGGTCTTCTCGGTCACGAACGGATGCAAGAGAACGTCTTTCGCCATTCTCACCACTCTCCAATCTTCTTGATGGCCGATTCTGAGAACACGGTCAACCTACCAGGGTTGCCACCTGGTG
This genomic window from Methanomassiliicoccales archaeon contains:
- a CDS encoding 50S ribosomal protein L6, yielding MVVTGHLVEKIEVPKDVQVTMTGTRLTVKGKKGSLTRDFDHMTVKVKVEGQHIEVSCDMPRVREKAVVGTFAAHIRNMIEGVTHGYEYEMKIVYSHFPIKASTKGDKFIIDNFLGEKAPRSANIIGDTKVQIKGNDVILSGVDLESVSQSAANIERATKIKGFDPRVFQDGIYIVEKARRAN
- a CDS encoding 30S ribosomal protein S8, translating into MQSDPLNDAMSTIKNAAMVGKSECIIKPSSKLIGRVLKVMQENGYINQFEFVEDGKAGVFKVKMEGKINNCGVIKPRYSVKKVDLEMFEARYLPAQDFGVIIVSTTEGVISHVKAKELGVGGKLLAYVY
- a CDS encoding 30S ribosomal protein S14, encoding MKPKKQFGRSKGCTRCGRKRGIVRRYGMHLCRQCFREIAPQIGFKKYS
- a CDS encoding 50S ribosomal protein L5, with product MRQPRIEKVVVNIGVGEAGDRLVKAQKVLEMVTKQKPKITTAKVTNRDLGVREGMPIGCMVTLRGEKAEEFLKKALWIRENKVYMYSFDPEGNLCFGISDYTDFEGMKYDPEIGIFGMDVCVSIQRPGRRVARRRIMRRKLPHVHRMTRTEAANFMKEKFKVEVVE
- a CDS encoding 30S ribosomal protein S4e, with the protein product MSSDMKRLMAPRSWAVPRKKSVWITGTNPGAHSKQTSMSLMVVIRDMLGLCDTYAEGKKILSNREVLVDGRVVTEERFPVGLMDVVSIPKLNQNYRMMLDRKGKFRLVPISEGKEKWKLCRIDGKTTLSGGKVQLNMNDGRCIIVEKDVWKCGDVVKIELPSQKILDTYRLAKGNVAFIISGSHVGELGVIDEYIIERSSAPNLVKMKDGILTIKENVFVVGNKVPEVILPEASAL
- a CDS encoding 50S ribosomal protein L24 translates to MTKSAKARKQRKAQHNAPVHVKSRMVASHLSDELKKEYKRRSARVVRGDTVKVMRGDADIIGLEGKVTDLDLSSGRVYIEGVTIAKADGTMEARSVHASNLVITKLETKDPWRKSRLQKKEVSA
- a CDS encoding 50S ribosomal protein L14, whose product is MKGLAGKQTKGICTGSVLDVIDNTGAKTISVIAVPGYHGVTRRYPSAAVGDIVVASVKKGTPEMRRQVVYAVIVRQKRPFRRPDGTMVVFEDNAAVITTEEGETKGSDIKGAVAREAAERWPRIAATASTII
- a CDS encoding 30S ribosomal protein S17 gives rise to the protein MNGEVKDIGIDVKAPQGVCEDKHCPFHGELSVRGQVIDGVVVSMKMEKTAVVEKNYLKYDHKYERYEKRSSRYSVHAPPCLGVKAGDEVRIMECRPISKTVSFVIIEKR
- a CDS encoding ribonuclease P protein subunit produces the protein MDKRDFMRREFIGTEVEVVSSRHRGYLIRGTVVDETKNTFTLRSGGKERVVPKSGNEFEFTYEGRKVQVKGSEIQYRPEDRIKKIR
- the yciH gene encoding stress response translation initiation inhibitor YciH — encoded protein: MAEICSVCGLPKELCMCEEIAREQQSVKIYTDSRRYGKIVTVVEGIDSNDIDLDDLAKKLKSKCAAGGTAKDNKIELQGDHKKKVKEFLEEMGFKTEVR
- the rpmC gene encoding 50S ribosomal protein L29 produces the protein MALMRTAEIRQMSPEDRAKKLRELKDELMHERGAAAMGGAPASPGKIRAIRTNIARILTIQKEEGK
- a CDS encoding 30S ribosomal protein S3, with protein sequence MASERKFVAENIRRTLLKEYLMKTVDRAGFGGVDVQRTPMGTRVTLITERPGIVIGRRGSAIKTLTKAIEDNFKYDNPQIEVQEVDNPNLNAQIMAEKLAFALERGWHFRRAGHSTVRRIMDNGARGCLIVLSGKLSGERHRTEKFKEGYIKYCGDSRLKFIKTGFAVAKLKPGVIGVKVEIMDPNARLPAEIDVLGLDKAKEALPDMIEQLLPRNDVPDAIAVHDPEPVETDVVQENKEVSS
- a CDS encoding 50S ribosomal protein L22, with translation MVGYTQEADPDTTSRAIGKEIPISPKFSREICQMVKGKKVSVALQMLEEVAELKRPVPIRRYNMGVAHKRGVGPGRFPVKAAKAITKVIESAKQNAEYKGLDTENMRIKVIAAHLGRTIPGYMPRAHGRSTPWNQQTVNIEVILEEMK
- a CDS encoding 30S ribosomal protein S19 gives rise to the protein MADEKLTGTKSSRRKMRKKKTAITARRKKEFTYRGFTMEQLQEMPFEEVLELMPSRIRRTFIRGFNDEQRTAFEKIKSGKYEIVRTHRRDIPIVPEFVGRKVAVYNGKEFKEIEIRPEMIGHYLGEFSQTRKSVKHSGPGVGATRSSKFLPLK
- a CDS encoding 50S ribosomal protein L2, producing the protein MGKNLRQQRRGRGGMQYRSPSHRHVGDVKLPLETLKGGKVVDILHAPGRLCPVAKVDFSGETVVMLAAEGVMVGQEVSVDGSGAVKAGNVMPLSAIPEGTLVFNIEGRPGDGGKYVKAAGSSATVVTKGEKVVMMMPSGAFKSFDPRCRAVVGIVAGGGHGEKPFGKAGNKFHAYRSRSKAYFKVKGIAMNPVDHPHGGGGHPHVGKPSTVSRNAPPGRKVGRLSPQKKKKGKR
- a CDS encoding 50S ribosomal protein L23, with the protein product MAKDVLLHPFVTEKTMNYMTGTASQDYKDGNKLEFIVDRKATKADIKKAFEERFQVKVSKVWTKTSKDGKHAIVKLAEGYSAEDIGMRIGVF